A window of Tursiops truncatus isolate mTurTru1 chromosome 8, mTurTru1.mat.Y, whole genome shotgun sequence contains these coding sequences:
- the CTNND1 gene encoding catenin delta-1 isoform X6: MANGTLTRRHQNGRFVGDVDLERQKFSDLKLNGPQDHSHLLYSTIPRMQEPGQIVETYTEEDPEGAMSVVSVETSDDGTTRRTETTVKKVVKTVTTRTVQPVPMGPDGLPVDASSVSNNYIQTLGRDFRKNGNGGPGPYVGQAGTATLPRNFHYPPDGYSRHYEDGYPSSSDNYGSLSRVTRIEERYRPSMEGYRAPSRQDVYGPQPQVRVGGSSVDLHRFHPEPYGLEDDQRSMGYDDVDYGMMSDYGTGRRTGTPSDPRRRLRSYEDMIGEEVPSDQYYWAPLAQHERGSLASLDSLRKGGPPPPNWRQPELPEVIAMLGFRLDAVKSNAAAYLQHLCYRNDKVKTDVRKLKGIPVLVGLLDHPKKEVHLGACGALKNISFGRDQDNKIAIKNCDGVPALVRLLRKARDMDLTEVITGTLWNLSSHDSIKMEIVDHALHALTDEVIIPHSGWEREPSEDCKPRHIEWESVLTNTAGCLRNVSSERSEARRKLRECDGLVDALIFIVQAEIGQKDSDSKLVENCVCLLRNLSYQVHREIPQAERYQEAPPNVANSTGPHAASCFGAKKGKGKKPTEDPINDTVDFPKRTSPARGYELLFQPEVVRIYISLLKESKNPAILEASAGAIQNLCAGRWTYGRYIRSALRQEKALSAIADLLTNEHERVVKAASGALRNLAVDARNKELIGKHAIPNLVKNLPGGQQSSSQNFSEDTVVSVLNTINEVIAENLEAAKKLRETQGIEKLVLINKSGNRSEKEVRAAALVLQTIWGYKELRKPLEKEGWKKSDFQVNLNNASRSQSSHSYDDSTLPLIDRNQKSDKKPDREEIQMSSMGSNTKSLDNNYSTLNERGDHSRTLDRSGDLGEMEPLKGTPLMQDEGQESLEEEVDVLVLDDEGDQMSYPPMQKI, encoded by the exons AACGGCCGGTTTGTGGGCGATGTTGACCTTGAGCGACAGAAATTTTCAGATCTAAAACTCAACGGACCCCAG GATCACAGTCACCTTTTGTATAGCACCATCCCCAGGATGCAGGAGCCAGGGCAGATTGTGGAGACCTACACGGAGGAGGACCCTGAGGGAGCCATGTCTGTTGTCTCTGTGGAGACCTCGGATGATGGAACCACTCGGCGCACAGAGACCACA GTCAAGAAAGTAGTGAAGACTGTGACAACACGGACAGTCCAGCCAGTCCCTATGGGACCAGATGGGCTGCCTGTAGATGCCTCATCAGTTTCAAACAACTATATCCAGACTCTGGGTCGTGACTTCCGCAAGAATGGCAACGGGGGCCCTGGCCCCTATGTGGGGCAAGCAGGCACTGCTACCCTTCCCAGGAACTTCCACTACCCTCCTGATGGATATAGCCGCCACTATGAAGATGGTTATCCAAGTAGCAGTGACAACTATGGCAGTCTGTCCCGGGTGACCCGCATTGAGGAGCGGTATAGGCCCAGCATGGAAGGTTACCGGGCACCCAGTAGACAGGATGTCTATGGGCCCCAGCCACAGGTTCGGGTAGGTGGGAGCAGTGTGGATCTGCATCGTTTTCATCCAGAGCCTTATGGGCTCGAGGATGACCAGCGTAGCATGGGCTACGATGACGTGGATTACGGCATGATGTCTGATTATGGCACTGGCCGTCGGACTGGGACACCCTCTGACCCTCGGCGACGCCTCAG GAGCTATGAAGACATGATTGGTGAGGAGGTACCATCAGACCAGTACTATTGGGCTCCTTTGGCCCAGCACGAACGGGGAAGTTTAGCGAGCTTGGATAGCCTGCGCAAGGGAGGGCCTCCACCCCCAAATTGGAGACAGCCAGAGCTGCCAGAGGTGATAGCCATGCTAGGATTCCGTTTGGATGCTGTCAAGTCCAATGCAGCTGCATACCTGCAACACCTGTGCTACCGCAATGACAAGGTGAAGACTGACGTTCGGAAGCTCAAGGGTATCCCAGTACTGGTGGGCTTGTTAGACCACCCCAAGAAAGAAGTGCACCTTGGCGCCTGTGGAGCTCTCAAGAATATCTCTTTCGGGCGTGACCAGGATAACAAGATTGCTATAAAAAACTGTGATGGTGTTCCTGCTCTTGTGCGATTACTCCGAAAGGCTCGTGATATGGACCTCACTGAAGTTATTACTG GAACCCTGTGGAATCTCTCATCCCATGACTCAATCAAAATGGAGATTGTGGACCATGCACTGCATGCCTTGACAGATGAAGTGATCATTCCGCATTCTGGTTGGGAGCGGGAACCTAGTGAAGATTGTAAGCCGCGCCACATTGAGTGGGAGTCCGTGCTCACCAACACAGCTGGCTGCCTTAG GAATGTCAGCTCGGAGAGGAGTGAAGCTCGCCGGAAACTTCGGGAATGTGACGGTTTGGTGGATGCTCTCATTTTCATTGTTCAGGCTGAGATTGGACAGAAAGATTCAGACAGCAAG CTTGTGGAGAACTGTGTTTGCCTCCTTCGGAACTTGTCGTATCAAGTTCACCGAGAAATCCCACAAGCAGAACGTTACCAAGAGGCACCTCCCAATGTTGCCAACAGTACTGGGCCACATGCTGCCAGTTGCTTTGGGGCCAAGAAGGGCAAAG ggaaaaaacccacagagGATCCAATAAATGATACAGTGGATTTCCCTAAAAGAACTAGTCCTGCTCGAG GCTATGAACTTTTATTTCAACCAGAGGTGGTTCGGATATACATCTCACTCCTCAAGGAGAGCAAGAATCCTGCCATCCTAGAAGCCTCAGCAGGGGCCATCCAGAACTTGTGTGCTGGGCGCTGGACG TATGGTCGATATATCCGCTCAGCTCTGCGTCAAGAGAAGGCTCTTTCTGCCATTGCTGACCTCCTGACCAATGAACATGAGCGGGTCGTGAAAGCTGCCTCTGGAGCCCTGAGAAATCTGGCTGTGGATGCTCGCAACAAAGAATTAATTG GTAAACATGCTATTCCTAACTTGGTAAAGAATCTGCCAGGAGGGCAACAGAGCTCTTCCCAGAATTTCTCTGAGGACACTGTGGTCTCTGTTTTGAATACCATCAATGAAGTTATTGCTGAGAACTTGGAGGCTGCCAAAAAGCTTCGAGAAACACAGGGTATTGAGAAGCTGGTTTTGATCAACAAATCAGG GAACCGCTCAGAAAAAGAAGTTCGAGCAGCAGCGCTTGTATTACAGACAATCTGGGGATACAAGGAACTGCGGAAGCCACTGGAAAAAGAAGGATGGAAGAAGTCAGACTTTCAG GTGAATCTAAACAATGCTTCTCGAAGCCAGAGCAGTCATTCATATGATGATAGCACTCTCCCTCTCATTGACCGGAACCAGAAATCAG ATAAGAAACCTGATCGGGAAGAAATTCAGATGAGCAGTATGGGATCAAACACAAAATCATTAG ataaCAACTATTCCACACTGAATGAGAGAGGAGACCACAGTAGAACACTGGATCGATCTGGGGATCTAGGCGAAATGGAGCCATTGAAGGGAACGCCCCTGATG CAGGACGAGGGGCAGGAATCTCTGGAGGAAGAGGTGGATGTGTTGGTTTTGGATGATGAGGGGGACCAAATGTCTTACCCCCCCATG CAGAAGATTTAG
- the CTNND1 gene encoding catenin delta-1 isoform X1, which translates to MDDSEVESTASILASVKEQEAQFEKLTRALEEERRHVSAQLERVRVSPQDANPLMANGTLTRRHQNGRFVGDVDLERQKFSDLKLNGPQDHSHLLYSTIPRMQEPGQIVETYTEEDPEGAMSVVSVETSDDGTTRRTETTVKKVVKTVTTRTVQPVPMGPDGLPVDASSVSNNYIQTLGRDFRKNGNGGPGPYVGQAGTATLPRNFHYPPDGYSRHYEDGYPSSSDNYGSLSRVTRIEERYRPSMEGYRAPSRQDVYGPQPQVRVGGSSVDLHRFHPEPYGLEDDQRSMGYDDVDYGMMSDYGTGRRTGTPSDPRRRLRSYEDMIGEEVPSDQYYWAPLAQHERGSLASLDSLRKGGPPPPNWRQPELPEVIAMLGFRLDAVKSNAAAYLQHLCYRNDKVKTDVRKLKGIPVLVGLLDHPKKEVHLGACGALKNISFGRDQDNKIAIKNCDGVPALVRLLRKARDMDLTEVITGTLWNLSSHDSIKMEIVDHALHALTDEVIIPHSGWEREPSEDCKPRHIEWESVLTNTAGCLRNVSSERSEARRKLRECDGLVDALIFIVQAEIGQKDSDSKLVENCVCLLRNLSYQVHREIPQAERYQEAPPNVANSTGPHAASCFGAKKGKGKKPTEDPINDTVDFPKRTSPARGYELLFQPEVVRIYISLLKESKNPAILEASAGAIQNLCAGRWTYGRYIRSALRQEKALSAIADLLTNEHERVVKAASGALRNLAVDARNKELIGKHAIPNLVKNLPGGQQSSSQNFSEDTVVSVLNTINEVIAENLEAAKKLRETQGIEKLVLINKSGNRSEKEVRAAALVLQTIWGYKELRKPLEKEGWKKSDFQVNLNNASRSQSSHSYDDSTLPLIDRNQKSDKKPDREEIQMSSMGSNTKSLDNNYSTLNERGDHSRTLDRSGDLGEMEPLKGTPLMQDEGQESLEEEVDVLVLDDEGDQMSYPPMQKI; encoded by the exons AACGGCCGGTTTGTGGGCGATGTTGACCTTGAGCGACAGAAATTTTCAGATCTAAAACTCAACGGACCCCAG GATCACAGTCACCTTTTGTATAGCACCATCCCCAGGATGCAGGAGCCAGGGCAGATTGTGGAGACCTACACGGAGGAGGACCCTGAGGGAGCCATGTCTGTTGTCTCTGTGGAGACCTCGGATGATGGAACCACTCGGCGCACAGAGACCACA GTCAAGAAAGTAGTGAAGACTGTGACAACACGGACAGTCCAGCCAGTCCCTATGGGACCAGATGGGCTGCCTGTAGATGCCTCATCAGTTTCAAACAACTATATCCAGACTCTGGGTCGTGACTTCCGCAAGAATGGCAACGGGGGCCCTGGCCCCTATGTGGGGCAAGCAGGCACTGCTACCCTTCCCAGGAACTTCCACTACCCTCCTGATGGATATAGCCGCCACTATGAAGATGGTTATCCAAGTAGCAGTGACAACTATGGCAGTCTGTCCCGGGTGACCCGCATTGAGGAGCGGTATAGGCCCAGCATGGAAGGTTACCGGGCACCCAGTAGACAGGATGTCTATGGGCCCCAGCCACAGGTTCGGGTAGGTGGGAGCAGTGTGGATCTGCATCGTTTTCATCCAGAGCCTTATGGGCTCGAGGATGACCAGCGTAGCATGGGCTACGATGACGTGGATTACGGCATGATGTCTGATTATGGCACTGGCCGTCGGACTGGGACACCCTCTGACCCTCGGCGACGCCTCAG GAGCTATGAAGACATGATTGGTGAGGAGGTACCATCAGACCAGTACTATTGGGCTCCTTTGGCCCAGCACGAACGGGGAAGTTTAGCGAGCTTGGATAGCCTGCGCAAGGGAGGGCCTCCACCCCCAAATTGGAGACAGCCAGAGCTGCCAGAGGTGATAGCCATGCTAGGATTCCGTTTGGATGCTGTCAAGTCCAATGCAGCTGCATACCTGCAACACCTGTGCTACCGCAATGACAAGGTGAAGACTGACGTTCGGAAGCTCAAGGGTATCCCAGTACTGGTGGGCTTGTTAGACCACCCCAAGAAAGAAGTGCACCTTGGCGCCTGTGGAGCTCTCAAGAATATCTCTTTCGGGCGTGACCAGGATAACAAGATTGCTATAAAAAACTGTGATGGTGTTCCTGCTCTTGTGCGATTACTCCGAAAGGCTCGTGATATGGACCTCACTGAAGTTATTACTG GAACCCTGTGGAATCTCTCATCCCATGACTCAATCAAAATGGAGATTGTGGACCATGCACTGCATGCCTTGACAGATGAAGTGATCATTCCGCATTCTGGTTGGGAGCGGGAACCTAGTGAAGATTGTAAGCCGCGCCACATTGAGTGGGAGTCCGTGCTCACCAACACAGCTGGCTGCCTTAG GAATGTCAGCTCGGAGAGGAGTGAAGCTCGCCGGAAACTTCGGGAATGTGACGGTTTGGTGGATGCTCTCATTTTCATTGTTCAGGCTGAGATTGGACAGAAAGATTCAGACAGCAAG CTTGTGGAGAACTGTGTTTGCCTCCTTCGGAACTTGTCGTATCAAGTTCACCGAGAAATCCCACAAGCAGAACGTTACCAAGAGGCACCTCCCAATGTTGCCAACAGTACTGGGCCACATGCTGCCAGTTGCTTTGGGGCCAAGAAGGGCAAAG ggaaaaaacccacagagGATCCAATAAATGATACAGTGGATTTCCCTAAAAGAACTAGTCCTGCTCGAG GCTATGAACTTTTATTTCAACCAGAGGTGGTTCGGATATACATCTCACTCCTCAAGGAGAGCAAGAATCCTGCCATCCTAGAAGCCTCAGCAGGGGCCATCCAGAACTTGTGTGCTGGGCGCTGGACG TATGGTCGATATATCCGCTCAGCTCTGCGTCAAGAGAAGGCTCTTTCTGCCATTGCTGACCTCCTGACCAATGAACATGAGCGGGTCGTGAAAGCTGCCTCTGGAGCCCTGAGAAATCTGGCTGTGGATGCTCGCAACAAAGAATTAATTG GTAAACATGCTATTCCTAACTTGGTAAAGAATCTGCCAGGAGGGCAACAGAGCTCTTCCCAGAATTTCTCTGAGGACACTGTGGTCTCTGTTTTGAATACCATCAATGAAGTTATTGCTGAGAACTTGGAGGCTGCCAAAAAGCTTCGAGAAACACAGGGTATTGAGAAGCTGGTTTTGATCAACAAATCAGG GAACCGCTCAGAAAAAGAAGTTCGAGCAGCAGCGCTTGTATTACAGACAATCTGGGGATACAAGGAACTGCGGAAGCCACTGGAAAAAGAAGGATGGAAGAAGTCAGACTTTCAG GTGAATCTAAACAATGCTTCTCGAAGCCAGAGCAGTCATTCATATGATGATAGCACTCTCCCTCTCATTGACCGGAACCAGAAATCAG ATAAGAAACCTGATCGGGAAGAAATTCAGATGAGCAGTATGGGATCAAACACAAAATCATTAG ataaCAACTATTCCACACTGAATGAGAGAGGAGACCACAGTAGAACACTGGATCGATCTGGGGATCTAGGCGAAATGGAGCCATTGAAGGGAACGCCCCTGATG CAGGACGAGGGGCAGGAATCTCTGGAGGAAGAGGTGGATGTGTTGGTTTTGGATGATGAGGGGGACCAAATGTCTTACCCCCCCATG CAGAAGATTTAG
- the CTNND1 gene encoding catenin delta-1 isoform X4: MDDSEVESTASILASVKEQEAQFEKLTRALEEERRHVSAQLERVRVSPQDANPLMANGTLTRRHQNGRFVGDVDLERQKFSDLKLNGPQDHSHLLYSTIPRMQEPGQIVETYTEEDPEGAMSVVSVETSDDGTTRRTETTVKKVVKTVTTRTVQPVPMGPDGLPVDASSVSNNYIQTLGRDFRKNGNGGPGPYVGQAGTATLPRNFHYPPDGYSRHYEDGYPSSSDNYGSLSRVTRIEERYRPSMEGYRAPSRQDVYGPQPQVRVGGSSVDLHRFHPEPYGLEDDQRSMGYDDVDYGMMSDYGTGRRTGTPSDPRRRLRSYEDMIGEEVPSDQYYWAPLAQHERGSLASLDSLRKGGPPPPNWRQPELPEVIAMLGFRLDAVKSNAAAYLQHLCYRNDKVKTDVRKLKGIPVLVGLLDHPKKEVHLGACGALKNISFGRDQDNKIAIKNCDGVPALVRLLRKARDMDLTEVITGTLWNLSSHDSIKMEIVDHALHALTDEVIIPHSGWEREPSEDCKPRHIEWESVLTNTAGCLRNVSSERSEARRKLRECDGLVDALIFIVQAEIGQKDSDSKLVENCVCLLRNLSYQVHREIPQAERYQEAPPNVANSTGPHAASCFGAKKGKGKKPTEDPINDTVDFPKRTSPARGYELLFQPEVVRIYISLLKESKNPAILEASAGAIQNLCAGRWTYGRYIRSALRQEKALSAIADLLTNEHERVVKAASGALRNLAVDARNKELIGKHAIPNLVKNLPGGQQSSSQNFSEDTVVSVLNTINEVIAENLEAAKKLRETQGIEKLVLINKSGNRSEKEVRAAALVLQTIWGYKELRKPLEKEGWKKSDFQVNLNNASRSQSSHSYDDSTLPLIDRNQKSDKKPDREEIQMSSMGSNTKSLDNNYSTLNERGDHSRTLDRSGDLGEMEPLKGTPLMQKI; the protein is encoded by the exons AACGGCCGGTTTGTGGGCGATGTTGACCTTGAGCGACAGAAATTTTCAGATCTAAAACTCAACGGACCCCAG GATCACAGTCACCTTTTGTATAGCACCATCCCCAGGATGCAGGAGCCAGGGCAGATTGTGGAGACCTACACGGAGGAGGACCCTGAGGGAGCCATGTCTGTTGTCTCTGTGGAGACCTCGGATGATGGAACCACTCGGCGCACAGAGACCACA GTCAAGAAAGTAGTGAAGACTGTGACAACACGGACAGTCCAGCCAGTCCCTATGGGACCAGATGGGCTGCCTGTAGATGCCTCATCAGTTTCAAACAACTATATCCAGACTCTGGGTCGTGACTTCCGCAAGAATGGCAACGGGGGCCCTGGCCCCTATGTGGGGCAAGCAGGCACTGCTACCCTTCCCAGGAACTTCCACTACCCTCCTGATGGATATAGCCGCCACTATGAAGATGGTTATCCAAGTAGCAGTGACAACTATGGCAGTCTGTCCCGGGTGACCCGCATTGAGGAGCGGTATAGGCCCAGCATGGAAGGTTACCGGGCACCCAGTAGACAGGATGTCTATGGGCCCCAGCCACAGGTTCGGGTAGGTGGGAGCAGTGTGGATCTGCATCGTTTTCATCCAGAGCCTTATGGGCTCGAGGATGACCAGCGTAGCATGGGCTACGATGACGTGGATTACGGCATGATGTCTGATTATGGCACTGGCCGTCGGACTGGGACACCCTCTGACCCTCGGCGACGCCTCAG GAGCTATGAAGACATGATTGGTGAGGAGGTACCATCAGACCAGTACTATTGGGCTCCTTTGGCCCAGCACGAACGGGGAAGTTTAGCGAGCTTGGATAGCCTGCGCAAGGGAGGGCCTCCACCCCCAAATTGGAGACAGCCAGAGCTGCCAGAGGTGATAGCCATGCTAGGATTCCGTTTGGATGCTGTCAAGTCCAATGCAGCTGCATACCTGCAACACCTGTGCTACCGCAATGACAAGGTGAAGACTGACGTTCGGAAGCTCAAGGGTATCCCAGTACTGGTGGGCTTGTTAGACCACCCCAAGAAAGAAGTGCACCTTGGCGCCTGTGGAGCTCTCAAGAATATCTCTTTCGGGCGTGACCAGGATAACAAGATTGCTATAAAAAACTGTGATGGTGTTCCTGCTCTTGTGCGATTACTCCGAAAGGCTCGTGATATGGACCTCACTGAAGTTATTACTG GAACCCTGTGGAATCTCTCATCCCATGACTCAATCAAAATGGAGATTGTGGACCATGCACTGCATGCCTTGACAGATGAAGTGATCATTCCGCATTCTGGTTGGGAGCGGGAACCTAGTGAAGATTGTAAGCCGCGCCACATTGAGTGGGAGTCCGTGCTCACCAACACAGCTGGCTGCCTTAG GAATGTCAGCTCGGAGAGGAGTGAAGCTCGCCGGAAACTTCGGGAATGTGACGGTTTGGTGGATGCTCTCATTTTCATTGTTCAGGCTGAGATTGGACAGAAAGATTCAGACAGCAAG CTTGTGGAGAACTGTGTTTGCCTCCTTCGGAACTTGTCGTATCAAGTTCACCGAGAAATCCCACAAGCAGAACGTTACCAAGAGGCACCTCCCAATGTTGCCAACAGTACTGGGCCACATGCTGCCAGTTGCTTTGGGGCCAAGAAGGGCAAAG ggaaaaaacccacagagGATCCAATAAATGATACAGTGGATTTCCCTAAAAGAACTAGTCCTGCTCGAG GCTATGAACTTTTATTTCAACCAGAGGTGGTTCGGATATACATCTCACTCCTCAAGGAGAGCAAGAATCCTGCCATCCTAGAAGCCTCAGCAGGGGCCATCCAGAACTTGTGTGCTGGGCGCTGGACG TATGGTCGATATATCCGCTCAGCTCTGCGTCAAGAGAAGGCTCTTTCTGCCATTGCTGACCTCCTGACCAATGAACATGAGCGGGTCGTGAAAGCTGCCTCTGGAGCCCTGAGAAATCTGGCTGTGGATGCTCGCAACAAAGAATTAATTG GTAAACATGCTATTCCTAACTTGGTAAAGAATCTGCCAGGAGGGCAACAGAGCTCTTCCCAGAATTTCTCTGAGGACACTGTGGTCTCTGTTTTGAATACCATCAATGAAGTTATTGCTGAGAACTTGGAGGCTGCCAAAAAGCTTCGAGAAACACAGGGTATTGAGAAGCTGGTTTTGATCAACAAATCAGG GAACCGCTCAGAAAAAGAAGTTCGAGCAGCAGCGCTTGTATTACAGACAATCTGGGGATACAAGGAACTGCGGAAGCCACTGGAAAAAGAAGGATGGAAGAAGTCAGACTTTCAG GTGAATCTAAACAATGCTTCTCGAAGCCAGAGCAGTCATTCATATGATGATAGCACTCTCCCTCTCATTGACCGGAACCAGAAATCAG ATAAGAAACCTGATCGGGAAGAAATTCAGATGAGCAGTATGGGATCAAACACAAAATCATTAG ataaCAACTATTCCACACTGAATGAGAGAGGAGACCACAGTAGAACACTGGATCGATCTGGGGATCTAGGCGAAATGGAGCCATTGAAGGGAACGCCCCTGATG CAGAAGATTTAG
- the CTNND1 gene encoding catenin delta-1 isoform X2 — translation MDDSEVESTASILASVKEQEAQFEKLTRALEEERRHVSAQLERVRVSPQDANPLMANGTLTRRHQNGRFVGDVDLERQKFSDLKLNGPQDHSHLLYSTIPRMQEPGQIVETYTEEDPEGAMSVVSVETSDDGTTRRTETTVKKVVKTVTTRTVQPVPMGPDGLPVDASSVSNNYIQTLGRDFRKNGNGGPGPYVGQAGTATLPRNFHYPPDGYSRHYEDGYPSSSDNYGSLSRVTRIEERYRPSMEGYRAPSRQDVYGPQPQVRVGGSSVDLHRFHPEPYGLEDDQRSMGYDDVDYGMMSDYGTGRRTGTPSDPRRRLRSYEDMIGEEVPSDQYYWAPLAQHERGSLASLDSLRKGGPPPPNWRQPELPEVIAMLGFRLDAVKSNAAAYLQHLCYRNDKVKTDVRKLKGIPVLVGLLDHPKKEVHLGACGALKNISFGRDQDNKIAIKNCDGVPALVRLLRKARDMDLTEVITGTLWNLSSHDSIKMEIVDHALHALTDEVIIPHSGWEREPSEDCKPRHIEWESVLTNTAGCLRNVSSERSEARRKLRECDGLVDALIFIVQAEIGQKDSDSKLVENCVCLLRNLSYQVHREIPQAERYQEAPPNVANSTGPHAASCFGAKKGKGKKPTEDPINDTVDFPKRTSPARGYELLFQPEVVRIYISLLKESKNPAILEASAGAIQNLCAGRWTYGRYIRSALRQEKALSAIADLLTNEHERVVKAASGALRNLAVDARNKELIGKHAIPNLVKNLPGGQQSSSQNFSEDTVVSVLNTINEVIAENLEAAKKLRETQGIEKLVLINKSGNRSEKEVRAAALVLQTIWGYKELRKPLEKEGWKKSDFQVNLNNASRSQSSHSYDDSTLPLIDRNQKSDKKPDREEIQMSSMGSNTKSLDNNYSTLNERGDHSRTLDRSGDLGEMEPLKGTPLMQDEGQESLEEEVDVLVLDDEGDQMSYPPMKI, via the exons AACGGCCGGTTTGTGGGCGATGTTGACCTTGAGCGACAGAAATTTTCAGATCTAAAACTCAACGGACCCCAG GATCACAGTCACCTTTTGTATAGCACCATCCCCAGGATGCAGGAGCCAGGGCAGATTGTGGAGACCTACACGGAGGAGGACCCTGAGGGAGCCATGTCTGTTGTCTCTGTGGAGACCTCGGATGATGGAACCACTCGGCGCACAGAGACCACA GTCAAGAAAGTAGTGAAGACTGTGACAACACGGACAGTCCAGCCAGTCCCTATGGGACCAGATGGGCTGCCTGTAGATGCCTCATCAGTTTCAAACAACTATATCCAGACTCTGGGTCGTGACTTCCGCAAGAATGGCAACGGGGGCCCTGGCCCCTATGTGGGGCAAGCAGGCACTGCTACCCTTCCCAGGAACTTCCACTACCCTCCTGATGGATATAGCCGCCACTATGAAGATGGTTATCCAAGTAGCAGTGACAACTATGGCAGTCTGTCCCGGGTGACCCGCATTGAGGAGCGGTATAGGCCCAGCATGGAAGGTTACCGGGCACCCAGTAGACAGGATGTCTATGGGCCCCAGCCACAGGTTCGGGTAGGTGGGAGCAGTGTGGATCTGCATCGTTTTCATCCAGAGCCTTATGGGCTCGAGGATGACCAGCGTAGCATGGGCTACGATGACGTGGATTACGGCATGATGTCTGATTATGGCACTGGCCGTCGGACTGGGACACCCTCTGACCCTCGGCGACGCCTCAG GAGCTATGAAGACATGATTGGTGAGGAGGTACCATCAGACCAGTACTATTGGGCTCCTTTGGCCCAGCACGAACGGGGAAGTTTAGCGAGCTTGGATAGCCTGCGCAAGGGAGGGCCTCCACCCCCAAATTGGAGACAGCCAGAGCTGCCAGAGGTGATAGCCATGCTAGGATTCCGTTTGGATGCTGTCAAGTCCAATGCAGCTGCATACCTGCAACACCTGTGCTACCGCAATGACAAGGTGAAGACTGACGTTCGGAAGCTCAAGGGTATCCCAGTACTGGTGGGCTTGTTAGACCACCCCAAGAAAGAAGTGCACCTTGGCGCCTGTGGAGCTCTCAAGAATATCTCTTTCGGGCGTGACCAGGATAACAAGATTGCTATAAAAAACTGTGATGGTGTTCCTGCTCTTGTGCGATTACTCCGAAAGGCTCGTGATATGGACCTCACTGAAGTTATTACTG GAACCCTGTGGAATCTCTCATCCCATGACTCAATCAAAATGGAGATTGTGGACCATGCACTGCATGCCTTGACAGATGAAGTGATCATTCCGCATTCTGGTTGGGAGCGGGAACCTAGTGAAGATTGTAAGCCGCGCCACATTGAGTGGGAGTCCGTGCTCACCAACACAGCTGGCTGCCTTAG GAATGTCAGCTCGGAGAGGAGTGAAGCTCGCCGGAAACTTCGGGAATGTGACGGTTTGGTGGATGCTCTCATTTTCATTGTTCAGGCTGAGATTGGACAGAAAGATTCAGACAGCAAG CTTGTGGAGAACTGTGTTTGCCTCCTTCGGAACTTGTCGTATCAAGTTCACCGAGAAATCCCACAAGCAGAACGTTACCAAGAGGCACCTCCCAATGTTGCCAACAGTACTGGGCCACATGCTGCCAGTTGCTTTGGGGCCAAGAAGGGCAAAG ggaaaaaacccacagagGATCCAATAAATGATACAGTGGATTTCCCTAAAAGAACTAGTCCTGCTCGAG GCTATGAACTTTTATTTCAACCAGAGGTGGTTCGGATATACATCTCACTCCTCAAGGAGAGCAAGAATCCTGCCATCCTAGAAGCCTCAGCAGGGGCCATCCAGAACTTGTGTGCTGGGCGCTGGACG TATGGTCGATATATCCGCTCAGCTCTGCGTCAAGAGAAGGCTCTTTCTGCCATTGCTGACCTCCTGACCAATGAACATGAGCGGGTCGTGAAAGCTGCCTCTGGAGCCCTGAGAAATCTGGCTGTGGATGCTCGCAACAAAGAATTAATTG GTAAACATGCTATTCCTAACTTGGTAAAGAATCTGCCAGGAGGGCAACAGAGCTCTTCCCAGAATTTCTCTGAGGACACTGTGGTCTCTGTTTTGAATACCATCAATGAAGTTATTGCTGAGAACTTGGAGGCTGCCAAAAAGCTTCGAGAAACACAGGGTATTGAGAAGCTGGTTTTGATCAACAAATCAGG GAACCGCTCAGAAAAAGAAGTTCGAGCAGCAGCGCTTGTATTACAGACAATCTGGGGATACAAGGAACTGCGGAAGCCACTGGAAAAAGAAGGATGGAAGAAGTCAGACTTTCAG GTGAATCTAAACAATGCTTCTCGAAGCCAGAGCAGTCATTCATATGATGATAGCACTCTCCCTCTCATTGACCGGAACCAGAAATCAG ATAAGAAACCTGATCGGGAAGAAATTCAGATGAGCAGTATGGGATCAAACACAAAATCATTAG ataaCAACTATTCCACACTGAATGAGAGAGGAGACCACAGTAGAACACTGGATCGATCTGGGGATCTAGGCGAAATGGAGCCATTGAAGGGAACGCCCCTGATG CAGGACGAGGGGCAGGAATCTCTGGAGGAAGAGGTGGATGTGTTGGTTTTGGATGATGAGGGGGACCAAATGTCTTACCCCCCCATG AAGATTTAG